The DNA region TTCGGTTACATTGACAAGGACGGAAATTATCAGGGATATGATGTATACTTCGCCGAGCGCCTCGCCAAAGACATGGGCGTAAAAGCAGAATATATCTCTCTTGAACCGGCGAACCGTGTGGAATACGCAAAAACGGGAAAAGTAGATATCGTCCTCGCCAATTTCACTGTCACTAAAGAAAGAGCGGAGCAGGTGGACTTCGCCCTGCCTTACATGAAAGTCGCCCTCGGCGTTGTTTCCCCGAAAAAAGACAACATTACATCCATTGACCAGCTGAAAGACAAGCTGCTCATCGTCGCTAAAGGAACGACAGCGGAAACCTATTTCGACAAGCACCACCCTGAAATAAAACTTCTGAAATTTGACCAGTATACAGAAACCTTCAACGCCCTCCTAGACGGCAGAGGCGCGGCCTTCTCCACGGACAATACGGAAGTTCTTGCCT from Dialister invisus DSM 15470 includes:
- a CDS encoding cysteine ABC transporter substrate-binding protein, which encodes MLKKLSYILAAITLVCTMAFAAGCGSKNSDDKQAAQKASFRSIADIKQSGKLIIGVFSDKAPFGYIDKDGNYQGYDVYFAERLAKDMGVKAEYISLEPANRVEYAKTGKVDIVLANFTVTKERAEQVDFALPYMKVALGVVSPKKDNITSIDQLKDKLLIVAKGTTAETYFDKHHPEIKLLKFDQYTETFNALLDGRGAAFSTDNTEVLAWAMKNPDFKVGITSLGDLDTIAPAVQKGNKELLAYINDEIKKLGKENFFHKNYEATLAPVYGSAVNPDDLVVEGGEVKK